From Pleuronectes platessa chromosome 17, fPlePla1.1, whole genome shotgun sequence, one genomic window encodes:
- the tmed10 gene encoding transmembrane emp24 domain-containing protein 10: MARLAALLLLLPVLIDSVNSISFFLPVNSRKCLREEIHKDVLVTGEYEISEQPNTKTNLKITDSSSHTLYSKEDATKGKFAFTTEDYDMFEVCFESKSPLGTGRVPDQLVNLDMKHGVEAKNYEEIAKVEKLKPLEVELRRLEDLSESIVNDFAYMKKREEEMRDTNESTNTRVLYFSIFSMCCLIGLATWQVFYLRRFFKAKKLIE; the protein is encoded by the exons ATGGCTCGACTCgctgcgctgctgctgctgctaccgGTGCTTATTGACTCCGTAAACTCCATCTCGTTCTTTCTACCGGTCAACTCGAGGAAGTGTTTACGGGAGGAGATCCACAAAGACGTGCTGGTGACGGGGGAGTATGAAATATCCGAACAGCCGAACACCAAAACTAATCTGAAG ATCACAGATTCCTCCAGTCACACTCTTTACTCCAAGGAAGATGCAACAAAAGGAAAGTTTGCATTCACCACAGAGGACTACGACATGTTTGAGGTTTGCTTCGAGAGCAAATCCCCCCTGG GAACTGGAAGAGTGCCTGACCAGCTTGTCAATCTGGACATGAAGCATGGTGTGGAGGCCAAAAACTACGAGGAG atTGCAAAGGTGGAGAAGCTGAAGCCTCTCGAGGTTGAGCTGAGGCGACTTGAGGACTTGTCGGAATCCATCGTCAATGACTTCGCTTAcatgaagaagagggaggaggagatgagggacaCCAATG AGTCGACCAACACACGCGTGCTGTACTTTAGCATATTCTCCATGTGCTGTCTCATTGGGCTGGCCACATGGCAGGTGTTCTACTTGCGGCGCTTCTTCAAGGCAAAGAAGCTGATTGAGTAG
- the eif2b2 gene encoding translation initiation factor eIF-2B subunit beta, with protein MPGPDKETDLTERIEAFLSDLKRGGCGTGPLRGSAETARETTALLRRITAQARWSSAGDLMEIIRKEGRRMTAAQPSETTVGNMIRRVLKIVREEYARSRGSSEETDQQESLHKLLTSGGLSEENFRQHFAALKANVIEAINELLTELEGTTDNIAMQALEHIHSNEVIMTIGRSRTVEAFLKDAARKRKFHVIVAECAPFCQGHKMATSLSKSGIETTVIADAAIFAVMSRVNKVIIGTQTVLANGGLRAVNGTHTLALAAKHHSTPLIVCAPMFKLSPQFPNEEDTFHKFVSPHEVLPFTEGDILSKVNVHCPVFDYVPPELITLFISNIGGHAPSYIYRLMSELYHPEDHEL; from the exons ATGCCGGGTCCCGACAAAGAAACAGACCTGACGGAGAGAATCGAGGCGTTTCTGTCCGACCTGAAGCGCGGAGGCTGCGGGACCGGACCCCTGCGCGGCTCTGCGGAGACAGCCCGAGAGACGACAGCCCTGCTCCGTAGAATCACAGCCCAGGCTCGGTGGAGCAGCGCAG GTGATCTGATGGAAATCATCCGTaaggaggggaggagaatgACCGCGGCGCAGCCATCAGAGACCACTGTCGGTAACATGATCAGACGAGTGCTGAAGATCGTCAGAGAGGAATATGCCAG ATCTCGGGGGAGCAGTGAGGAGACGGACCAGCAGGAGTCGCTCCACAAGCTGCTGACGTCTGGTGGACTCAGCGAGGAGAACTTCAGGCAGCACTTTGCCGCCCTCAAAGCCAACGTCATCGAGGCTATAAATGAGTTACTGACTGAGCTAG AGGGAACAACTGACAACATTGCCATGCAGGCCCTGGAGCACATCCACTCCAACGAGGTCATCATGACGATCGGCCGCTCGCGCACCGTGGAGGCCTTCCTCAAAGACGCCGCACGCAAACGCAAGTTTCACGTCATCGTGGCAGAGTGTGCCCCCTTCTGCCAG GGGCATAAAATGGCCACCAGTCTCTCCAAATCTGGCATCGAGACGACTGTGATCGCCGATGCTGCCATATTCGCCGTCATGTCTCGTGTTAATAAG GTCATCATCGGCACGCAGACGGTCCTGGCTAACGGGGGGCTGCGGGCCGTCAACGGGACGCACACACTGGCACTGGCAGCCAAGCACCATTCGACGCCTCTGATCGTTTGTGCTCCCATGTTCAAACTCTCGCCTCAG TTCCCGAATGAAGAGGACACCTTCCATAAGTTTGTCTCTCCACACGAGGTGCTTCCTTTCACTGAAG gtGACATTCTCTCAAAGGTGAACGTGCACTGTCCCGTGTTTGACTACGTCCCACCTGAGCTCATCACACTGTTCATCTCCAACATCGGAGGACACGCACCGTCTTATATCTACCGACTGATGAGTGAACTTTACCATCCGGAGGACCATGAACTTTAA